The segment TGCCGTGCGCCATCCGCCCGCGGATCGTGCGCGCCTCGAAGTCCCAGAGTCGGAGGACGCCATCGGCGGTGCCTACCGCGAGGAGCGTCCCGTCCGGGCTCCAGGCGAGGTCGGTGATGGTGGCGTCGGCATCGGCGCCGTCGGCGAGCGCCGCCTCGGGGGCGCCGTCCGGCAACCGCCAGACCCTGGCCACTCCTCCGGGTGCGGCGCCGGCCACGAAGCTCGAGTCGGGGTGGAAGGCGATCGGTTCGACGCGGCCCTCCTCGAGTGCGAGGAGCTCGGCCCGCCTCTCTCCGGTTGGCGCGTCCCACAGCACCGTCCTGCCGTCGTTCCCGGTCGTCGCGAGGTACTTCCCGTCGCGACTCCAGCCCACACGCACTCCCGATTGCCCGTGCCCGACGAAGCTGGTGATCTCGCGGTTCGTGCGCGTGTCGATGGTGCGGATGAGTCCGGTCCACCCGGTCATGGCCAGGCGGGACCCATCCGGCGAGAAGGCCAGGCCGTACATGGCTTCGGTCGTCGACGTCGCCGTCGACAGGGTCGGATCCCATGTCCTGAGACTGCCTTCGAGCCCGCCCGTGATCAGGCGCCCGTCGCGATGGCGGGCGACGGCCGTGACGCCGCTGGTGTGGCCGTGGCGGAGGGCCCGCTGCTCGCCGGTGCGCGCGTCCCAGACGCGCAGCGTCCCGTCCTGCGAAACCGAGGCCAGGCGGGCCTCGTCGAGGAAGACAGCATCGTTGATCCACTGCGACTGACCTTCTGCCTGGCCGACGAGCGTGCGCTCGAGGGCGCCCGTGGCGACAGCCCAGACGCGGATCGTCCCGTCTTTCGCCATGACGGCGAGCCGACCGCCGTCGGTCGAGAAGGCGACGCCCTGTACGGCCTTGTAGGGCTCTTTCTCCGCCGGTTGGAGGCGCTTCGCCATCGTCCAGTCCTTCGACCACCAGAGTGTGGCGTCGTCGTCCCACGTTCCGGTGGCGAGCAGCGCGCCGTCGGGCGACCAGGCCACCGTCACGATCGGCTTGACGCCGTGCTCCCACGAGGCGACGAGGCGGCCGTCCCGGGGATCCCAGATCTTGACGACGCCCCACACGCCGCGCTCGGAGGTCCGGTCCCAGGAGGTCGTCGCCAGCCGGCTGCCGTCCGGATGAAAGGCGACGGCGGTGATGCCGCGGCCGGTGGGCGCGAGGGTGCGCACTGCGGCGCCGGTGCCGGCGTCCCAGATCCGGACCGTGCCGTCGCTCGACCCGGAAGCCACGACCCCGCCGTCGGGCGAAAACGCGACGCCCCAGGCCGCTGCGGCGTGGCCGGCCGTCGAGCGGAGGGCTTTCAGGGTCTCGCCGTCCCACAACTTCACCGAACCGTTGCGCCCGGTGGTCGCGATGAGTGTGCCGTCCGGGCTCACCGCCAGATCGCTCACCGGCTCTCCGGTGTCGGTAGAGGCG is part of the Thermoanaerobaculia bacterium genome and harbors:
- a CDS encoding WD40 repeat domain-containing protein, with the protein product DERLYAAAIAAADANLRLHDTQAAKRWLAEAPAALRGFEWRYLDGRADESLASTDTGEPVSDLAVSPDGTLIATTGRNGSVKLWDGETLKALRSTAGHAAAAWGVAFSPDGGVVASGSSDGTVRIWDAGTGAAVRTLAPTGRGITAVAFHPDGSRLATTSWDRTSERGVWGVVKIWDPRDGRLVASWEHGVKPIVTVAWSPDGALLATGTWDDDATLWWSKDWTMAKRLQPAEKEPYKAVQGVAFSTDGGRLAVMAKDGTIRVWAVATGALERTLVGQAEGQSQWINDAVFLDEARLASVSQDGTLRVWDARTGEQRALRHGHTSGVTAVARHRDGRLITGGLEGSLRTWDPTLSTATSTTEAMYGLAFSPDGSRLAMTGWTGLIRTIDTRTNREITSFVGHGQSGVRVGWSRDGKYLATTGNDGRTVLWDAPTGERRAELLALEEGRVEPIAFHPDSSFVAGAAPGGVARVWRLPDGAPEAALADGADADATITDLAWSPDGTLLAVGTADGVLRLWDFEARTIRGRMAHGKGALMLAFDPTGRTLAAGSSDRSITLWNVETGQRLQTLEGHGEIVHNVAFSPDGRRLASVSSDHTARIWEPATGRLLLTIPFPETPYNLAWSPDGERLAVVVLDRTLVWLDGSAAPGSPGSAGPSPD